Proteins from a single region of Starkeya sp. ORNL1:
- a CDS encoding ribonuclease T2: MRLVLRALALLGLLAFAGPASAQQNGQPGRFDYYVLSLSWSPSYCANAGDRADPSQCRRGKPFAFVVHGLWPQYDQGWPQDCQYPAPRVPEATLRSMLDVMPGRGLVLHEWRKHGTCSGLDPDAYFDAVRNALGKVTIPGQFRNVTRPITTSAPEVENAFRVANPGLAADMIAVNCEDGRVSEVRICMDRSLGFTSCPAVDRRACRAGKITMPPMRGG; encoded by the coding sequence GTGAGACTGGTACTTCGGGCGCTCGCGCTGCTCGGACTGCTCGCATTCGCCGGTCCGGCATCGGCGCAGCAGAACGGCCAGCCGGGACGCTTCGACTATTACGTGCTCTCGCTGTCCTGGTCGCCGAGCTATTGCGCGAATGCCGGCGATCGGGCCGATCCCTCGCAGTGCCGGCGCGGCAAGCCGTTCGCCTTCGTGGTCCATGGCCTCTGGCCGCAATATGACCAGGGCTGGCCGCAGGACTGCCAGTACCCTGCCCCGCGCGTGCCGGAGGCGACGCTCCGGAGCATGCTCGACGTGATGCCGGGCCGCGGCCTCGTGCTGCACGAATGGCGCAAGCACGGCACCTGCTCCGGGCTCGATCCCGACGCCTATTTCGACGCGGTCCGCAACGCCCTCGGCAAGGTCACGATCCCCGGCCAGTTCCGCAATGTCACGCGGCCGATCACGACCTCGGCGCCGGAGGTGGAGAACGCCTTCCGCGTCGCCAATCCCGGGCTCGCCGCCGACATGATCGCGGTCAATTGCGAGGACGGCAGGGTCAGCGAGGTGCGGATCTGCATGGATCGCTCGCTCGGCTTCACCTCCTGCCCGGCCGTGGACCGCCGCGCCTGCCGCGCCGGCAAGATCACCATGCCGCCGATGCGGGGCGGCTGA
- a CDS encoding peptidoglycan-binding protein has protein sequence MSILKKGLSGEPVKVLQEKLGVPADGEFGPKTEEALKAYQKDHGLAVDGIAGPDTFTAMGLYELVLLGVGSSGDAVKKLQAAIGVTADGKFGPGTQKAVKEYQSKNGLDVDGFAGPATLAKLAIFKEITPATVSKSQITPGAAPATASATGSEEAAPAKSIWSTIKGFFS, from the coding sequence ATGTCGATACTCAAGAAAGGGCTCTCTGGCGAGCCGGTGAAGGTGCTCCAGGAGAAGCTCGGCGTTCCCGCGGACGGCGAGTTCGGTCCCAAGACAGAGGAGGCGTTGAAGGCGTACCAGAAGGATCACGGCCTCGCGGTGGACGGCATTGCCGGCCCCGACACCTTCACCGCCATGGGCCTCTATGAGCTGGTCCTGCTCGGCGTCGGCTCTTCGGGCGACGCGGTGAAGAAGCTGCAGGCGGCGATCGGCGTCACCGCCGACGGCAAGTTCGGCCCCGGCACGCAGAAGGCGGTTAAGGAATACCAGTCCAAGAATGGCCTGGATGTCGACGGCTTCGCCGGCCCGGCAACGCTGGCCAAGCTCGCCATCTTCAAGGAGATCACGCCGGCGACGGTGTCGAAGTCGCAGATCACGCCCGGCGCCGCGCCGGCGACAGCTTCCGCCACCGGCTCCGAGGAAGCGGCTCCGGCGAAGAGCATCTGGTCGACCATCAAGGGCTTCTTCAGCTGA
- a CDS encoding cupin domain-containing protein, whose protein sequence is MSFLLRFDPDRLGPPEETAPLPERIVSGDPRHLTWNFETLPDGALFAGIWESSPGAWRVDYEEWEFCSLLSGVSILHEDGEPPVRLEAGDSFVLRPGFKGVWEVVETTRKLYVIRLI, encoded by the coding sequence ATGTCCTTCCTGCTGCGCTTCGACCCGGATCGTCTCGGCCCACCGGAAGAGACTGCGCCATTGCCCGAGCGCATCGTCTCCGGCGATCCCCGCCATCTGACCTGGAATTTCGAGACCCTTCCCGACGGCGCCCTGTTCGCCGGCATCTGGGAATCGAGTCCCGGCGCCTGGCGAGTCGATTATGAGGAGTGGGAGTTCTGTTCGCTGCTCTCGGGCGTCTCCATCCTGCACGAGGACGGCGAACCGCCGGTGCGCCTCGAAGCCGGCGACAGCTTCGTGCTGCGTCCCGGCTTCAAGGGCGTCTGGGAAGTCGTCGAGACCACGCGCAAGCTCTACGTGATCCGGCTGATTTGA